GAGCTAAACGGACGAAGTTGTGGAGATACTCGTTGCACTGGCAGTGGCGCCATCATGGGAGTTAGTGGCTTACATCTGTTGACACGACACCACATGCATTTATTTACAGCCTGTCGAATCGCTTGTCGAACTTTCGGGATGTAGAACCGCTGACGCAGTTCATTGCACACGGTCTCTCGATTCGCATGACCAAATTTTTCGTGGTACTGCAGGATTAGCATGTTGGTTATAGCACGGTCTTTCGGAAGAATAACTGGGTGTTTCATATCAAATGAAACGAATTCAGCCTGCTGTAGTCTGCCTCCGACCCGTAGAATGCCTTCGGTATCCAGAACAGGATTCATTTTGTAAATCAAGCTCGATTTTGTTATTCGACCCGGAGAACCTTCAcatatttgatttctttgtaagGTCCTTATCTCTTCCGTAAATCCATCACGTTGAACCTGTTTCCACAATATCAACTCCGCAGCGTGTAACTCGTTTTGCTGAAGAGGTTGTTGAATAGATTTTAATTTCGTTTCTAACAAGCATTCTTGACCCGGAGTAGCTTTGGAAACAACAATCGGATTTCCTGCTAGTTTTCGTCGACAGTTTGCAATAAACCGAACTACGTTGGCTGTACTTCGGAGAAGACGAACAAAACGATTCGTTGAATTAGCATTGATGATTGATCCGATGTTAGAGACGTCGTGATGTAAGACCTGAGCCCTCATTTCTTCACTTATATCAACTGCCGGAAACTGTCCCAGTGGCCACTCATCTTCGGACTGCAGCAGAAAATATGGACCAATGAACCATGGGCTGTTGGATTGCAGTGGAGGTCCTTGCCCCCATTTTGTAAGAACGTCAGCGATGTTCATTTTTGACGGGACCCAGCGCCAATCGGAGATATTGGTGTTCTCCTGAATTTCCCCGATGCGAAAGGCCACGAACTGCTTGTATTTCAACTGGTCTGAACGAATCCAGCTGAGAACCGTTCGAGAATCCGACCATAGAAAGTATTTGTGTATCGGGAGGGAGTGATGTGATTGTACCGTGCGCAACAGTCGTGATCCCAGAACTGCCGCCATCAGTTCCATGTGCGGAATCGATTGTCGTTTCAAAGGCGATACATTCGAACGAGAGGTTATCAGAGTAATCTTGGCCTGACCATTTGCGACCGCTCTGAAGTAGGCAACACAACCATATGCGTGCTCACTTGCGTCCATGAAGATGTGCAGCTGAAGTGAATCAACTTCTGATGAGTAGCAATCGCCGATGTAGCAGCGGGGAATTCGGGAGGCGGCTACTTGCGGCAACAGGCCTACCCAACGGTTCCATTTCTGCATCGCACTGTCGTCTATTTCTTCGTCCCATCCGCATCCCGTTCGCCACAATTCTTGGACCAGCATCTTTCCATGGATCATGAACGGTGCCAGAAGTCCAAGTGGATCGACAAAATCCTATAACGCAGCTTAGCACCAATCGCTTTGTGGGTCGTTGAATGCCTTTGAGGTACGGCTCTAGCTCAGAACGGTGGTCAGTGGCCAATGAGAAAGTGTCTTGACTTGGACTCCAGATAATCCCGAGGACTCGCTCGTTCTCCGTAGTTTTATCGACGTTGAAATGCACGTCGTCCGCTTGATTTTGTTCTCCAAGACTGTGGAGAACTACAGAAGAGTGCGACACCCAATTTCGTATCTCGAAACCTGCCTTTGAGTGTATGAATCGCACCTCTTCAGCACGACGAACTGCCTCCTCGACCGTGTCGACACTATCATAGTAGTCGTCCACATAATGCTTGTGGACTATGGCTGCTGCGGCTTCCGGGTACCGTGACGAGAATTCCGACGCATTTCGATTTTTGACGTGCTGATCCGAGCACGGAGAACACGTTGAGCCAAAGGTAGCTACGTCCATGACGTACACACTTGGTTCAGCGTCCTCCGGATTTTTCCTGAACAAGAAACACTGCGCTAGCTTGTCGGCATCCCGAATTCGTAGTTAGTGGTACATTTCACGAATATCTCCACCAAAGGCTATTCGTCGTTCTCTGAAAAGGCTGAGAACCGCTGTTGAAGGCGTGAGCATGTCGGGTCCCTTTAATAACTGATTGTTGAGAGAAACACCGATGACTGTTGCTGCAGTGTCCCAAACCAGACGAATTTTATTTGGCTTTTTCGGGTTTTGTACGTAATTTAGTGGCAAGTACCACCTCTTCTGCGAATCGGTTTCCGCTAGCTCCTTAGATGTTGCTAGATGGGCATACCCTTTAGCCTGGTAGTCTTCAACCTGTTTTCTGATCTTGTCGTACATTTCTGGAGACTTTTCGAGACGTTGTTCCAACTGTTTGAGTCTTCGACGTGCCATCGGAAGACTGTCAGGAAACATACGATCCTCCGATTTCCACAGCAACCCCGTTTCGAAGCGGTCACCGACACGAACGGTTGTTCGTTCCAGAATTTCACGCGCCCTTTTCTCATCTTTTGTTTCTTGCGATATTTCGACTGCCGATTCCTCCAAAGAGTAATGCTTCTTCAGCAAATCGTAGAGGTCGTCATTACTGATTCCGTGATGATGGTTGACGGATATTGAGCTATCTGTTTGCCCTGAAGTAGGACCATACACCGACCAGCCGAGTTTTGATCGTACGGCTATCGGCTCTCCGACTTTCCGTATTTTAGCTTCGATTGGCGCAATAGTGTGAAGATTATTTAGGCCAATGAGCAGACCAGGCTGTTGGTCCGAATACGACGCTAATGGTAGATTCCGCAGATGGCTATACTTAGCGGAAATTTCAACCGCATTTAGCGACTGTTTCGGAAGTAGCAACTTATGAACCGTCTGAGCAGATTGGAGGAGGAGTTTCTCTTTTTGTCCCACGGCAGAGATCCATAAATTCATCATCCTTGAATCAGGTTCTTCCCTACTAATATCAGCAGTCCATTTTATGGTTAGCGGCCATTTCACTCCTTCAGCTCGTAGTCGGTCGACGAGCGAACATTCAACAAGTGTAATTGACGATCCTTCATCGAGGAAAGCTAGCGTTGTGACGTTTTTTTCTTCGTGATGCAATGTTGccgtcttccttttacttcggTATCGAACCCATTCTCGCTTATCACCTGCCGGCAACTTGTCCACCAAATCTTGGATGAGGAGCGGATTGATCAAATGCTTTTTCAACCCAGCTGCCTCCAAATGGTCACATAATTGTTCCACCACATTTCCGAAAGGAATGAACGTTTCCAAACTATCTGCTTTCGAGGGGTCCAATTGTTTCACTTTTCCCAGATGGAAATGCAAAAGTTGTTCCGGACGACCGTAGAGCTGCCGGAGTTTGTTGATCACCTTCGGTACGGACTTTGGCAACAACAATTGTCCACGAACACTATCCAAGGCCGAGCCTTTCAGGCTGTCCTGTAGGCGAACTAAGTTCTCTACATCGTTGAAACCGCATGCTTCGTTAGAGGCTTCGTAGCTTCCGATGAAAAGAGGCCACTCTTCGGGCTTGCCAGAGAAAATGGGGAGTTACCTGGAAGTTCCATTGCGTGCGGCCAATTGAGCTTTCGTTGGACCTGCTATGCAACGCCCCAGCCCGTGTGACATTGCCTTCTTCCTCCGTCGTGGTTCGCGTTTGGTCAAACTCGATTCTTCCGATTCATTCTCCGATTTTTCGTTTGGCTCTTCTCCCGATGAAGGCTCCGAATTGTTTATATTTTCGTCGGATTCTTCGTCGTCGCTGTCGTCAACGGAATCGTGATCTTCATCTGACGATAGTTCCGATACCTGGAGTTGTTTCCGCTGCTTTTCCGAAAGTGTTCTTAGCGACACGCCTGGATTGCGCAACGGCGTACTTAACGCCTTCTGTTGTTTATACGAACATCCTTCTTCTGCAGCTGGAAAACGTCCCGCGACTTCCGCTTTCTCAAGCTTTGATTGTACGACGACTGTCTTCGATTTCACGGTCATAGTCTTCATGTTTTCGATCGCATTTTGATACGATTCTCGCAACTGCTGCATACGATCAGCATGGACCTGCTCCTCGTGAAGTGCCTTATCGAGCATTTCCTTCTCCAGCTGCAATTCCTTCTCCCTCAGCTCACTATTGATCTTCAACTGCTTCTCCTTCAAGATTCTATCCATTTCGATCCGCTTCTCTCTCAAGATTTTCTCGATTTCCATTTCTTGTTCTTTGGCGTTCTGTTCTCGCTCTAGCGCCTTCAACTGTTTCTCCAGCGATGGAGCGGATTGGTGATCAGATTTAACACTGGATTCCGATTCGTCTTGTGTCCGTGACTTCGTTCCCTTGGACTTCACTGCTTTCTTGCTAGCATTCGTCTTCTTACGAGTTTCTTCCGCCACCTTCTGACAGGACTCTGATGGACAGAACCACTTGTCTACATCTTCCAAGAGCTCTTCCGAAACTGCAACGCATCGGAAGTGAAACCATAGCTCGCAGGCGTCGCATCCGACCATGCCTTCGTTGGTTTCTGATGCCTCCGAACAAACACCACAGGGAGTTAACGTAAAGCTCCCAGCTTTTACCATCGTGTTTGAGGTTAGATCCGTTATCAATTTTTTAGAATTGGCTTTCTACCTTCGCTATTCACACAAGCCAATCCATCAACGATCTGTCCTATCCACGGTAACTGGCTAAAACCCATTAGTGGGTACTATGGCACCCATTTTCGCCAAAACCGCCACTactcatttaatgagtaaaaccgttttactcattaatgggtaaatcaTGTTTATGTCAACAAATGGGTATTATTTTACCCATCGTCCGGTGGTGATTTTCAGGCAAAATGGGTAAATAAATACCCATTTTCAACAATAAATTTGAGTGCTGTAGTTCAGATTTAAAAAGACAATTGTAAAGTAAATAAAAAGCAGTATAAAATACAGATTTTATTCATCATTTAAAGTTATGTTCAATAATTCATGTTGAAACATAGA
The nucleotide sequence above comes from Armigeres subalbatus isolate Guangzhou_Male chromosome 3, GZ_Asu_2, whole genome shotgun sequence. Encoded proteins:
- the LOC134222870 gene encoding uncharacterized protein LOC134222870; this translates as MLVQELWRTGCGWDEEIDDSAMQKWNRWVGLLPQVAASRIPRCYIGDCYSSEVDSLQLHIFMDASEHAYGCVAYFRAVANGQAKITLITSRSNVSPLKRQSIPHMELMAAVLGSRLLRTVQSHHSLPIHKYFLWSDSRTVLSWIRSDQLKYKQFVAFRIGEIQENTNISDWRWVPSKMNIADVLTKWGQGPPLQSNSPWFIGPYFLLQSEDEWPLGQFPAVDISEEMRAQVLHHDVSNIGSIINANSTNRFVRLLRSTANVVRFIANCRRKLAGNPIVVSKATPGQECLLETKLKSIQQPLQQNELHAAELILWKQVQRDGFTEEIRTLQRNQICEGSPGRITKSSLIYKMNPVLDTEGILRVGGRLQQAEFVSFDMKHPVILPKDRAITNMLILQYHEKFGHANRETVCNELRQRFYIPKVRQAIRQAVNKCMWCRVNRCKPLTPMMAPLPVQRVSPQLRPFSSVGVDYLGPI